A segment of the Acidimicrobiales bacterium genome:
CCTCGTCGCGTTCGCTGATCGGGGCTCCCGATCGGCGGTGACGACCGATGACCCGCTCGCGGTCGAGGAGGTTGAGCTCCTCCCAGGCGTCGAGGTCGAGGAGCACGTGGCGCAGCACGAGGTAGGTGCCGTCGACCATCCATTCGGGCTCGTCGCCGTCGCGGACCCAGACGGCGTCGGCGAACGCCGTCGAGTCCGCCGGCAGGTTCGACGTGCCCTCCCGGAAGCCCAGCAGGTTGCGGTGCGTGGAGCGGCCTCCGCCGGACCCGACCCGGTCGCCGGCCGGGGGTCCGAACCCGGTGTGGGACCACTGCACCACCGCTGCGCCCTCGGCCACCCGCACGAGGTTGCGCACGGCGTGCAGCGCCACCTGGAGGTCGTCGGCGCCGACCTGCAGACACAGGTCCGCGCCGGACCTCGCCGGGTCGAGCTGGTCGCCGTCGAAGGGGGGCAACACCAGCGCGACGGGACGGCGCCCGGCGAGCCCGAAGCGGTCGGATCCACCGTCGCCGAACAGCCAGGCGGTGGCACCCACCGTGATGGTGAGGCGCGCCGTCGGGCGGTCGTCGGCCTCACCCGAGTCGACGGGGGGCAGTCGGGAGCTGGGCGACCGCTCCCCCACCTGCCCGCCGGCGGCGAGCCGGGCGGCAGCAGCGCTCCAGCGATCGAGCAGGGTGCGCAGCTCCGCCGGGCCTCCCCGGACCTCCAGGCCGACCACGACGACGTGCGCCTGCGCAGGCGTGGCCACCCCGGCCTGGTGTCGGCCGTGGAAGGCGATCAGCCCGCCGTCGTCGGGGGCCGACTCCTCCGCGGTGGAACCGCCGGCGGTGCCGGCCGGTGCCATCGCGCCGACGACCGCCAGCCCACCGGCGGCGGCGGCACCCGCGCCCGCCCATCCGAGCAGGCGGCGGCGGCTGACGGATTCCACGCGCCCAGTGTCGCACCGAGCACCCGCCGGGAGAGCCGCGAGCGGCCGGATCGATCAGGCGAGCAGGACCAGGCCGACGCCGGTCACCGCCAACCCGCTGCCGATCGCCGCGCGCGCACCCGGGCGAGCCCGCAGGGCGGTCCCGCCGGCCACTCCGGCGACGTGCAGGCCGACGGTGGCGACGACGAACCCGACCATGTAGGCCAGCGGGGCCGCAGTGCTGGGCAGCTCCCCGCCGTGAGCGAGACCGTGGGCAGTGCCGAACAGCAGCGCCACCGCGGGAACCCATGACTCGGCCACCTGCACCCGACCGGTGACGAGCAGGCCCAACACGACGAGGGTGCCGGCGACCGCCAACTCGAGGCCGGGGAACGTGATCCCGGCGAGGCCGGCCGCCCCGCCGACCACCATCCCGGCCACGAAGGCGGCGGGGACGAGCCAGGCGACGCGTCGGCTGGCGACGAGCGCAGCGACGACACCCACCGCGAGCATGGCAAGCAGGTGGTCGGGTCCGAGGAGGGGGTGGAGGAGCCCGTCACCGAGCCCTCCGGCGGCGGCGCCGGTGTGGGCCGACGCCGGAGCGGCGGCGGCGAGGAGGGCGGCGGCGGAACCGGCGAGGGCGCCGGCGATCGTCCATCGGGTACTGGGTGTCGACATCGGGACTCCGTTTCAGGACCGAACTGTTGAGTCCTGAGCTCGGATTTCCGAGCTCAGGACTCAACAGTTCGCCGTGTGGGCGAGGGTTTCGTCCGCCGGATGGCGAGGGTCAGGCGACGCGGTGCAGCGTGTTGTGGTCGGTGTGGGCGAAGGGTTCGGTGAACTCCTTCATGCGCAGCATGGTCGTCTCCCGGTAGGACCACGTGCCCTCGCCCGAGGTGATCTCGGCGGACCAGCTGAGCGTCGACGCGTTCTCCGAGAGGTACCTGCTCTCCCCGATGCCGCGACGAGGATCGCCCAGCTCGGCCGACAGGGTGAAGGACGTCGCGTCGATCGTGGTCGTGCCCGAGCCGAACACGGTGATGCCACGCGGGACGACGAAGCAGCGCATCACCTCGCCGGAGGCGGCGTCCCACAGCCAGTAGCCGACCTCCGTGTGGAACGGGTCGGTCTCGTCGCCCCGCCACATCGACGACCGGTAGTCGAGTCCGTAGACGCTCTGGCGACCGTTGACGACCGGTCCGAACGGCACGAAGGTCACCCGCTCCCGGTACGGGGTGGCCAGCACCTCCTGACGGACGTGGGACCACGACGAGTCGAGCCCGCCGTCGCCCTCCCAGGTGCCGGCCAGGCCCTCGAGGGGCCCCCAGGAGCGTGACCCGTCACCCGGGACGGGGTTGGCGGGCGCCGCGGCGTCGCTCATCGCTTGGCCTTCTTGGCCTGGGCCCGACGAGTGCCGGCCCGGCTGGATGCCGAGGTGCGCTTCGAGATCGGCGTGCGCTGCTGCTTCTTCGCCTTCGCCGATCCGGTCGAGCGGGTGGACCCCTTCCCCTTCGCCGAGCCCTTGGCAGTGGTCCGGGAACCGGCCTTCGCCGCACGGGCCCTCTCGAGCCGCTCGGCCCGCAGCTCCTCGGCCGCGTCGCGAGCGACGGCGGCGAGCGCCCGACTGACGTCGGCCAGTGCGTCCTCGAACACCTCGGCCTTCACGGCGGTGCGGGCGTGGGCCTTCGTCGCCCGGGAGCGGTTCCGATCCGACGCCACCTGCGCGCTGGCCCGGCGCCGGTGGAGCTTCGAGTACTTGGTGCGGGCCCGGCGCACCCGGGTGTGCAGGTCGATGAGCTCGTCCTCGCCGAGCGACTTGAGCTTCTTCGGGTCGACGCGACGCAGGAGCTCGCGCTCGGCGTCGTTCATCATCCGGAGGGTGGCCTTGTCCATCGTGGTCCTCGCTCGAAGGGGCGGTCCGCTGACGAGACCGGACGCTAGTGGGCGCCGGGCCCGGCGGCCACGAGGTCGGGGCCGCGACGGTCGGTCGACCTCAGGGATCCTTGGGCAGCCCGAGCAGCCGTTCGGCGATCACGTTGCGCTGGATCTCGCTGGTCCCCCCGGCGATCGACAGCGCACGGTTGCCCAGGAAACCACCGGTCCACACCGCGCTCTCCCCGTCGGCCGCCGCGACGTCGGCGCCGAGCAGGTCGAGCCCGGCTTCCTGCACCCGCTGCTCGTGCTCGACGCCGAGCAGCTTGCGGACGCTGGCCTCCGGGCCGACGCCACCACCGGCGATGGCCCGCTGGGTGGCCCGCACGCCGAGCATGGCGACGGCATGGGCCTCGACCACCAGCGCACCGAGCCGGTCGAGCACGATGCGGTCGCCGAGGGCTCCCCGGTCGGCGGCGAGGGCGAACAGGGACTCGACCCCCGGACCGAACGACGACCCCGACGCCATCGAGACCCGCTCGTTGGCGAGGGTGGTGCGGGCGCACGACCACCCGTCGCCGGGCCCACCCACCAGGCAGTCGTCGGGAACGACCACGTCGACGAGGGAGACCTCGTTGAACATGGCCGTGCCGGTGAGCTCACGCAGCGGACGCACCTCGATGCCCGGGGTGCGCATGTCGACGAGGAAGCACCCGATGCCCTCGTGCCGAGGGGCAGCAGGGTCGGTGCGGGCCAGGCAGATCCCCCAGTCGGCGAACTGGGCCATCGACGTCCACACCTTCTCCCCGGTGATCGACCACCCGCCGTCGACCCGCTCGGCGCGGGTGGTGAGCGCCGCGAGGTCGCTGCCCGCCCCCGGCTCGGAGAACATCTGGCACCAGGTGAGCTCGCCCCGCAACGACGGCCCGACGAAGCGCTCCTGTTGGGCGGCGTCGCCGTGGCCGATGATGGTGGGCAGCACCCATCCGGCGATCTGGAGGTGGGCGCGGCGCACCCCGGCGGCGGCCAGCTCGGCGTCGATGGCCAGCTGCTCGACCGGACCGGCGTCCATCCCCCACGGCGCCGGCCAGTGCGGCGCCAGGTACCCGGCGTCGGCGAGCCGTGCCCGCCACTCGGAGGTGGGGTGGCGGCGCAGCTCCTCGACGAAGGCCCGGGTCCGGATCCGGACCGGTTCGGCCTCGTCGGGGAGATCGATGGCCAACGACCGGCGCTGCCCGTCCGCCACAGCGGTCGCCACCCGGATCCGGGCGTCGTGGACGGGCGGCAGCAGCGCCCGCAGCGCGGTGGCCCGCTTCAGGTACAGGTGGGCGTCGTGCTCCCACGTGTAGCCGATCCCGCCGAGGACCTGGATGCAATCCTCCGCGCAGCGGAACCCGGCCTCGAGGGCCAGCGCCGCGGCGGCGCCCTGGGCGACGTCCCAGCCCGGCTCGTCAGCGTCGTCGAAGACCCCTGCGGCGTCCCACACCGCGGCCCGCGCCGCCTCCAGGGCGACGCGCATGTCGGCGCAGCGGTGCTTGACGGCCTGGAACTGTCCGATCGGGCGGCCGAACTGCACCCGCACCGTGGCGTACTCGGCGGCGGTGTCGACGCACCAGCCCGCCACACCGACCGCCATCGCCCCGGCGAGGATCTCGGCGAGGCGGATCGGCGCGTCGGGCCGCGGTGGCCGCAGCACCCGGTCCGGGGGCAGCGGCGCGTCCACGGTCACGTGGGCGACCCGGGCGGTGGGATCGAAGCTGGTGACCGGCTCGACGGTGAGGTCCTCGGCGTCCACCACCACCCAGGCGACCCCGGCGGTCGCCGGGTCGGGTCCGGTCGACGCCGACCCGGGCCCGCCCACCGGGAGCAGCACCACGTCGGCGGTCGCCCCGCCCCACACCGCCCGACACGTCCCCTCCACCCTCGACGCCCCGTCCCGGGTGACGAGGCGCAGATCGCTGCTCGCCGCGAAGCCGCCGGTGCGGCGGCCCTCGACGAGGGAACGGATCGTGTCGGGATCCCCGCCGCCGCGGTCGAGGGCGGCGGCGACGATCGCTGTGGGAAGGATGGGCCCGGGCGCGCACGACTCCCCGAGGGCCTCCATGGCGACGGCCGCCTCGACGAGCCCGCCGCCCTGCCCGCCGTGGTCCTCGCCGACCGCGAGGCCGAGCCATCCGAGCCCGGCCATCTCGACCCAGAAGGGGGGGACCTCGTCGGCGCCGAACTCGAGAACCCGGCGCGCCTCGGCGCGCAGGCCCCGGGCCTCGCTCCACCGCCGGACGGTGGACGCCAGGTCGAGGTGGTGATCCCAGACCCCGATGCCCATCAGCTCGCGACCACCCGGGTCATCCCGAGAGCTCCCTGAACCGGCGGTACCGCTGCTCCACCGGTTCGACCCATGCCACGTCGGGCTCGTACCGGCCGGTGTGACGCACCCAGCCCGCCGCGGACGCACCGGGCCGTTCGAGACCGGCGGCCTGGCGGGCCAACCACGCCGCGCCGAGCGCGCCGCCCTCGGGCACCGCCACCACGTCGACGGGGAGGCGGGTGCCGTCGGCCAACGCCTGGAGCCATGCCGGGTTGCGGACCCCTCCGCCGGTGGCGACGACCCGGGTCGGGTCGAGACCCGACCGGTCGATGAGGTGGCGGACCACGAACGACGAGGCCTCGTGGGCGGCCCTGGTGAGCGAGTCGGGCCCGAGGCCCACCTCGACGTCGTGCAGGGACGCCCGCCGCGCACGGTCGTGGTACGGCACCCGCTCCCCGCGGATGTAGGGCAACCAGACCGGCACGCGGCGGGGATCACCCGCCGGTGCCGACGGGGCGTACGGGTCGGCACCCACCGTCTCGGCCACCCAGTTCACGAAGAACCCGCCGGCGTTCGACGGACCACCCACCACGGAGAGCCCGGGCACGGTGTAGGGCGTGGTCCACAGTCCCTCGACCTCGGGCCACCCGTCGGTGAGGATCCACACGATCAGGGTCGTGCCCAAGATCACCAACACGTCCCCGTCGCGGTCGGCGCCCGCCACCAGCTGCTCGGCGAAGGCGTCGATCGTGCCCGCTCCGAGCGCCGCCCCGCCCGCGGCGGCGACCGCGCCGACCGGGCCGGACCCTCCGGCGATGCGGGCCAGCCGGGCGACGTCGTCGAGCCCGGCGGCCGCTGCCACCTCCGCGCTCCAGCCGGTCCCGTCGAACAGCGGCAGCGCGGTGTACGCCGTCGCGCCGTCGATCACCCCCTCCCCGCCGAGGGCGGCGTTGGCCACGGCCTGGGCCGGCCAGTACCCGGCGGCGTCGGGGTGACGGGCCACCAGCCACGAGAGGAAGCTCCCCATCTCGCCGAGGTCGGGCGAGCCGTCGGGAGCGAGGCCGTGGTCGTCGCCGTAGAGGTAGCCGGGCGAGACGGGGCGGCCGTGGTCGTCGACGGCGCACAGCGACGGGACCATGGCCGCGACGTCCACGCCGGCGATGCGCCGGGCCCCCACCTCGGCGACCAGTTCGTCGAGCGCCCGGCGCACGCCGTCGCACCAGACGAGCGCCGCGTCGTGGGCCAGCTCGCCGGCACGGGAGGCGGACAGGGGGTGGGGCACCCGGGTCCGGGCCACCACGGTGCCCTCGGCGTCGACGGCCATGGCCTTCACCGACGTGGTGCCGATGTCGATCCCCACGGTCACCTCGGTCGCCATCGCACCCCCGTCGGCCCCCTCGTGGTCACCCCGTGCCCCGTCCGGTGCAGCGCCCGACCCTCCGGGCCCGGCGCCCGCGACTCGGGATTCTGACACCCACGTCAGGGTCGGAATGTAGCGTCTGTCCCGACGACTCCGGGGAGCAGGGGGCCGCAGTGGGCGATCCGCAGCCATGACCGCGCTGACGACGCTCGCCGGCGCACGCGTCCTGGTGACCGGTGCGTCCTCCGGGATCGGCGCCGCCCTGGCGCCGACGCTGGCCCGCCACGGCGCCACCGTGGGCCTCGTCGCCCGTCGCAGCGACCGCCTCGAGGCCGTGGCCGACGAGTGCCGCCGCCACGGTGGCGACCACCGCACGTGGACCGTCGACCTCGCCGATCCCGAGCGCGCCGCCGCGCTGGCCGTCGAGGCCTGGGAGGCGTTCGGCCACATCGACGCCCTCGTCAACAACGCCGCCCGACCGATGCGGCGCGCCGTCACCGACCTCGACGTAGAGACCGTCGAGGCGGTGATGCGCACCAACTTCCTCTCGCCGGTGGCCATGACCCTCGCCGTCCTGCCCCGCATGCGGGCCCGCGGCGTCGGTGTGGTCCTCAACGTGTCGAGCCTGGGGGGCCGCCTCGGCATCCCCCACGAGGCGGCGTACTGCGCGTCGAAGTTCGCCCTCTCGGGGTGGTCGGAGGCGATGGCGATGGACCTCGCCGGCTCCCCGGTCGCCGTGCGCCTCGTCACCCCCGGAGCGATCGACACCGAGATCTGGGACCAGCCCGGGAACGAGCCGGCCGCGTTCGACGGGCCCTTCGAGCCGCCCGGGACCGTGGCCGAGGCGATCTGCGACGCGTTGCTGGGCGACCGGTTCGAGACCTACGTGCCCGACCTGAAGGCGGTCGCCGAGTTCAAGACCGCCGACATCGACACCTTCCTGGCCAGCGCCGCGGCGATGGTGCCCCGACAGGATCCGACCGACACGGAAGGCGAGACCTGATGCGAGCGCTCCAGTTCCTCACCGACCCCGAGCCGTGGCCCGAGGCGCTGCCCGACGACGCCCCACGGCTGCTGCGCAACCTCGCCACCGTGCCGATGGCCCTCGTCGACCTCGACGACCCGACCGTGCTGGCCGACGACTGGCTGGTGCTGCGCAACCGGCTCACGGGGATCTGCGGCTCCGACTCCAAGCAGATCCTGATGGACTTCGACGACGCCGACGACAACCCGATGACGGCGTTCATCTCCTTCCCCCAGGTGCTCGGCCACGAGGTGGTCGGCACCGTGGAGACCACCGGGCCCGCGGTGCGCGACCTCGACGTCGGCCAACGGGTGGTGCTGTACCCGAACCTGGGCTGTCGCCCCCGGGGCGTCACGCCCCTGTGCCCGGCGTGCGCCGCGGGCGACTTCTCGATCTGCGCGAACTTCCACGTCGGCCGGCTGTCGCCCGGCATCCACACCGGCAACGCCGCGGAGGCCACCGGGGGTTTCGCCGAACGGTTGCCGCTGCACACCTCGATGGCCTTCCCGGTGCCCGACGGGATCCCCGACGAGGTCGCCGTCCTCGCCGACCCGTGGTCGGTGTCGTTCCACGCCATCACCCGCAACCCGCCCGCGCCGGGCAGCCGGGTCGTCGTGCACGGCGCCGGCGCGCTCGGCACGACCGCCACGGCGATCCTCACCCAGCTCCACCCCGACGTCGACGTCGCCACCGTCGCCCGCTGGCCGGGGCAGGCCGAGGTGGCGCGCCGCATGGGTGCCACGGTGTTCGACGCCGGGCCCGAGGACGCCCTCCTCGAACAGCTCGCCGAGTGGTCGGGCGCCACGCTGCGACGGCCCTGGAACGGGCTCCCGGTGGCCTGGCCGGGAGCCGTCGACGTGGTCTACGACACCGTGGGCGCGCCGTCGACGGTGGAGGTGGCGCTGCGGATCCTCCGCGAGCGGGGCACCCTCGTGCAGCTCGGCGTGAGCGCGCCGGCCCGCTTCGAGTGGACGCCCTGGTACTTCAAGGAGCTGCGCCTGGTCGGGTCGAACGCCTTCGGCGACGAGACGTTCGAGGGGCGGCGCCGCCACGCCTTCGAGCACTACTTCGAGCTGCTCGACGCCGGCCGCATCGACCTCTCGGGGATGC
Coding sequences within it:
- a CDS encoding alcohol dehydrogenase catalytic domain-containing protein — translated: MRALQFLTDPEPWPEALPDDAPRLLRNLATVPMALVDLDDPTVLADDWLVLRNRLTGICGSDSKQILMDFDDADDNPMTAFISFPQVLGHEVVGTVETTGPAVRDLDVGQRVVLYPNLGCRPRGVTPLCPACAAGDFSICANFHVGRLSPGIHTGNAAEATGGFAERLPLHTSMAFPVPDGIPDEVAVLADPWSVSFHAITRNPPAPGSRVVVHGAGALGTTATAILTQLHPDVDVATVARWPGQAEVARRMGATVFDAGPEDALLEQLAEWSGATLRRPWNGLPVAWPGAVDVVYDTVGAPSTVEVALRILRERGTLVQLGVSAPARFEWTPWYFKELRLVGSNAFGDETFEGRRRHAFEHYFELLDAGRIDLSGMLTHRFRLEEWREAFTTIVDQGRTGAIKVAFDFR
- a CDS encoding SDR family NAD(P)-dependent oxidoreductase — encoded protein: MTALTTLAGARVLVTGASSGIGAALAPTLARHGATVGLVARRSDRLEAVADECRRHGGDHRTWTVDLADPERAAALAVEAWEAFGHIDALVNNAARPMRRAVTDLDVETVEAVMRTNFLSPVAMTLAVLPRMRARGVGVVLNVSSLGGRLGIPHEAAYCASKFALSGWSEAMAMDLAGSPVAVRLVTPGAIDTEIWDQPGNEPAAFDGPFEPPGTVAEAICDALLGDRFETYVPDLKAVAEFKTADIDTFLASAAAMVPRQDPTDTEGET
- a CDS encoding FGGY-family carbohydrate kinase, which translates into the protein MATEVTVGIDIGTTSVKAMAVDAEGTVVARTRVPHPLSASRAGELAHDAALVWCDGVRRALDELVAEVGARRIAGVDVAAMVPSLCAVDDHGRPVSPGYLYGDDHGLAPDGSPDLGEMGSFLSWLVARHPDAAGYWPAQAVANAALGGEGVIDGATAYTALPLFDGTGWSAEVAAAAGLDDVARLARIAGGSGPVGAVAAAGGAALGAGTIDAFAEQLVAGADRDGDVLVILGTTLIVWILTDGWPEVEGLWTTPYTVPGLSVVGGPSNAGGFFVNWVAETVGADPYAPSAPAGDPRRVPVWLPYIRGERVPYHDRARRASLHDVEVGLGPDSLTRAAHEASSFVVRHLIDRSGLDPTRVVATGGGVRNPAWLQALADGTRLPVDVVAVPEGGALGAAWLARQAAGLERPGASAAGWVRHTGRYEPDVAWVEPVEQRYRRFRELSG
- a CDS encoding HupE/UreJ family protein; the encoded protein is MSTPSTRWTIAGALAGSAAALLAAAAPASAHTGAAAGGLGDGLLHPLLGPDHLLAMLAVGVVAALVASRRVAWLVPAAFVAGMVVGGAAGLAGITFPGLELAVAGTLVVLGLLVTGRVQVAESWVPAVALLFGTAHGLAHGGELPSTAAPLAYMVGFVVATVGLHVAGVAGGTALRARPGARAAIGSGLAVTGVGLVLLA
- a CDS encoding Dyp-type peroxidase yields the protein MESVSRRRLLGWAGAGAAAAGGLAVVGAMAPAGTAGGSTAEESAPDDGGLIAFHGRHQAGVATPAQAHVVVVGLEVRGGPAELRTLLDRWSAAAARLAAGGQVGERSPSSRLPPVDSGEADDRPTARLTITVGATAWLFGDGGSDRFGLAGRRPVALVLPPFDGDQLDPARSGADLCLQVGADDLQVALHAVRNLVRVAEGAAVVQWSHTGFGPPAGDRVGSGGGRSTHRNLLGFREGTSNLPADSTAFADAVWVRDGDEPEWMVDGTYLVLRHVLLDLDAWEELNLLDRERVIGRHRRSGAPISERDEAAPLDLDAEGPDGRPVTDPRSHVAVAHRASAGRPLHRRSYNLAAGVPQAENPGGLLFLAFCRDPLTQFVPLQRELAAHDLLGTYTRTVASEVIAVLPGLAEGASWAEALLDR
- a CDS encoding heme-binding beta-barrel domain-containing protein; translated protein: MSDAAAPANPVPGDGSRSWGPLEGLAGTWEGDGGLDSSWSHVRQEVLATPYRERVTFVPFGPVVNGRQSVYGLDYRSSMWRGDETDPFHTEVGYWLWDAASGEVMRCFVVPRGITVFGSGTTTIDATSFTLSAELGDPRRGIGESRYLSENASTLSWSAEITSGEGTWSYRETTMLRMKEFTEPFAHTDHNTLHRVA
- a CDS encoding acyl-CoA dehydrogenase, with product MGIGVWDHHLDLASTVRRWSEARGLRAEARRVLEFGADEVPPFWVEMAGLGWLGLAVGEDHGGQGGGLVEAAVAMEALGESCAPGPILPTAIVAAALDRGGGDPDTIRSLVEGRRTGGFAASSDLRLVTRDGASRVEGTCRAVWGGATADVVLLPVGGPGSASTGPDPATAGVAWVVVDAEDLTVEPVTSFDPTARVAHVTVDAPLPPDRVLRPPRPDAPIRLAEILAGAMAVGVAGWCVDTAAEYATVRVQFGRPIGQFQAVKHRCADMRVALEAARAAVWDAAGVFDDADEPGWDVAQGAAAALALEAGFRCAEDCIQVLGGIGYTWEHDAHLYLKRATALRALLPPVHDARIRVATAVADGQRRSLAIDLPDEAEPVRIRTRAFVEELRRHPTSEWRARLADAGYLAPHWPAPWGMDAGPVEQLAIDAELAAAGVRRAHLQIAGWVLPTIIGHGDAAQQERFVGPSLRGELTWCQMFSEPGAGSDLAALTTRAERVDGGWSITGEKVWTSMAQFADWGICLARTDPAAPRHEGIGCFLVDMRTPGIEVRPLRELTGTAMFNEVSLVDVVVPDDCLVGGPGDGWSCARTTLANERVSMASGSSFGPGVESLFALAADRGALGDRIVLDRLGALVVEAHAVAMLGVRATQRAIAGGGVGPEASVRKLLGVEHEQRVQEAGLDLLGADVAAADGESAVWTGGFLGNRALSIAGGTSEIQRNVIAERLLGLPKDP